The Sphingobium sp. JS3065 genome includes a region encoding these proteins:
- a CDS encoding PQQ-dependent dehydrogenase, methanol/ethanol family — MNRHFLVGWASAAGLILSGCSATKSNAFDDGATDQGWALHGRSVNGARFSPMSNINSGNIRELGLAWSFKIDPDRGMQATPIVVDGVMYVTGPYSIVYALDATTGQELWHYDPEVDRGITGRGCCGPNNRGVAVANGKVYVGVFDGRLVSLDAKSGKVVWSADTIVDRARNYTITGAPVIAGNVVVIGNGGAEFGVRGYITAYDLNTGKQAWRFFTVPGGPGAPDSNTRAMKIAQPTWYGKGYIEQGGGGTVWDSMIYDPELDLLYIGVGNASFFNRTLRSEGKGDNLFVSSIVALRPKTGEYVWHYQTTPGDSWDYTATQNMILADLQIGNRKRKVIMQAPKNGFFYVLDRVTGQFISAKNFVPVNWASGIDQKTGRAIVNEAIARYGPGEAKVVSPDSVGAHNWQPMSFSAQTGLVYIPAQITAGFFQELTQAPMSKHLGTMNVGGITGPAPIPAPGRGDVVKDGKFPSLGNERDREAIARSWKGRLIAWDPIRQRAVWSHDYDTIWNGGVLSTGGDLVFQGTADGRLVAFRASDGKLLWQFSAQTGVMAPPVTYRIKGEQYIAVAAGWGGIFPLLNGALAPKVDVLSSARILVFKLGGKETLPPQVLPDRPLVALPANGGGKDIKAGALNYAIHCSVCHGADAVAGGAGPPDLRSISPEVYEAFPMLVKGALTSVGMPDFSEKLSDKEIVQIRQYIASRNADLRREKSK; from the coding sequence GTGAACAGGCATTTTTTGGTAGGTTGGGCGAGCGCGGCGGGGCTAATCCTGTCTGGCTGCTCTGCTACCAAGAGCAATGCCTTTGACGACGGAGCGACCGATCAGGGTTGGGCCTTGCACGGACGATCTGTGAATGGCGCGCGGTTTAGCCCAATGTCTAACATCAACTCGGGCAACATCCGCGAACTCGGGCTCGCCTGGTCCTTCAAGATTGATCCGGACCGGGGGATGCAGGCCACCCCGATTGTCGTGGACGGCGTCATGTATGTCACCGGTCCGTACAGCATCGTATATGCACTTGACGCAACGACGGGACAAGAGTTGTGGCACTACGACCCTGAAGTCGATCGTGGAATAACGGGTAGAGGTTGTTGTGGCCCTAACAATCGTGGCGTCGCTGTGGCGAACGGCAAAGTCTATGTTGGTGTTTTTGATGGACGACTGGTGTCGCTGGATGCCAAAAGCGGGAAAGTGGTTTGGAGCGCCGATACGATCGTAGATCGCGCTCGGAACTATACCATCACGGGTGCGCCAGTCATCGCCGGAAACGTTGTGGTCATCGGCAACGGAGGGGCGGAATTCGGTGTTAGAGGCTATATCACGGCTTATGATCTAAATACTGGCAAACAGGCATGGCGCTTCTTTACCGTACCGGGCGGACCGGGTGCTCCGGATTCCAACACTCGGGCAATGAAAATTGCCCAGCCCACCTGGTACGGCAAGGGATATATCGAGCAGGGCGGTGGCGGCACCGTCTGGGATTCGATGATTTACGATCCGGAGCTCGACCTTCTCTATATCGGAGTGGGCAACGCTTCCTTCTTTAACCGCACGCTGAGAAGCGAAGGGAAGGGCGACAATCTCTTTGTCTCGTCGATCGTAGCCTTGCGTCCAAAGACTGGCGAATATGTCTGGCATTACCAGACTACACCCGGAGATTCCTGGGACTACACCGCTACACAGAATATGATCCTGGCCGATCTTCAAATTGGAAACCGTAAGCGCAAGGTCATCATGCAGGCGCCTAAAAACGGCTTCTTCTATGTCCTTGACCGGGTCACCGGCCAGTTTATCTCGGCGAAGAATTTCGTGCCGGTGAACTGGGCTAGCGGGATCGATCAGAAAACGGGTCGCGCGATCGTAAATGAAGCGATTGCTCGATATGGTCCGGGCGAAGCCAAAGTGGTTTCACCGGATTCCGTCGGCGCGCATAACTGGCAGCCAATGTCGTTCAGCGCTCAGACTGGGCTGGTCTACATTCCAGCTCAGATTACGGCGGGCTTCTTTCAGGAGCTCACTCAGGCTCCGATGTCAAAGCACCTCGGAACGATGAACGTCGGCGGCATCACGGGCCCGGCCCCTATTCCGGCACCCGGCAGGGGTGATGTGGTGAAAGATGGCAAGTTCCCCAGCCTGGGCAATGAGCGCGACCGAGAGGCCATCGCCCGTTCTTGGAAGGGACGATTGATTGCCTGGGATCCGATCCGGCAACGGGCAGTCTGGTCGCATGACTATGATACGATCTGGAATGGCGGGGTTCTATCCACGGGTGGCGACCTTGTGTTTCAAGGCACTGCGGACGGTCGCCTAGTCGCGTTTCGCGCTAGCGATGGCAAGCTGTTGTGGCAGTTCTCCGCGCAGACAGGCGTGATGGCGCCACCGGTCACCTACCGGATAAAAGGTGAGCAATATATCGCTGTGGCGGCAGGCTGGGGTGGCATCTTTCCGCTGCTCAATGGGGCTTTGGCGCCCAAGGTGGACGTCCTTTCAAGCGCGCGGATCCTTGTGTTCAAGCTTGGCGGCAAGGAAACGCTCCCCCCACAAGTATTGCCCGACCGTCCACTGGTTGCGCTGCCCGCAAACGGAGGCGGAAAGGACATCAAGGCGGGCGCTCTTAATTACGCCATTCACTGCTCAGTTTGTCACGGTGCAGACGCAGTCGCCGGTGGCGCCGGACCGCCGGACCTGCGGTCTATCTCACCGGAAGTGTAC